Proteins encoded in a region of the Nicotiana tomentosiformis chromosome 9, ASM39032v3, whole genome shotgun sequence genome:
- the LOC104104548 gene encoding nicotinate phosphoribosyltransferase 2-like: protein MAAAVANGVKKEQTQPNKCAVISGPTNPMVTPLLTDLYQFTMAYSYWKAGKHDERAVFDLYFRKNPFGGEYTIFAGLEECIKFIAHFKLAEDEITFIRSSLPPTCEDAFYDYLRGINCSDVEIYSIPEGSVVFPKVPLMRIEGPIAVVQLLETAFVNLINYASLVTTNAARHRFVAGKSKLLLEFGLRRAQGPDGGISASKYCYMGGFDATSNVAAGKLFGIPLRGTHSHAFVSSFLSPDEITDKSLKHHVGSSVCKDFVSLVKTWLNKLKGSRLLGGIFSETNQSELAAFTSYGLAFPGSFLALVDTYDVMRSGVPNFCAVALALNDLGYRAVGIRLDSGDLAYQSCEARKFFQTIEKVFGVSGFGKMSITASNDLNEETLDALNKQGHEVDSFGIGTHLVTCYAQPALGVVFKLVEINNQPRIKLSEDVTKVSIPCKKRCFRLYGKEGYPLVDIMAGENEPLPKVGERILCRHPFSESKRAYVVPQRVEELLKCFWPGSSDKTREDLPPLREIRERCIKQLEQMRPDHMRKLNPTPYKVSVSAKLYDFIHFLWLNEAPVGELQ, encoded by the exons ATGGCGGCTGCAGTAGCTAATGGGGTGAAGAAAGAACAAACACAGCCTAATAAGTGTGCGGTTATTAGTGGGCCGACCAATCCAATGGTGACACCTCTTTTAACAGATCTTTATCAGTTTACTATGGCCTATTCTTATTGGAAAGCTGGAAAACACGATGAACGAGCCGT GTTTGACTTGTATTTTCGGAAGAATCCGTTTGGTGGTGAATACACAATTTTCGCTGGGTTAGAAGAATGCATAAAGTTTATTGCTCATTTCAAATTAGCTGAGGACGAGATAACTTTTATCAGGTCATCATTGCCCCCAACGTGTGAG GATGCCTTCTATGACTACCTTCGAGGAATTAACTGTTCAGATGTTGAGATATATTCTATACCTGAAGGATCAGTTGTCTTTCCCAAGGTACCGCTGATGAGGATTGAAGGGCCAATTGCT GTGGTTCAACTACTGGAAACTGCTTTTGTCAACCTCATAAACTATGCATCGCTAGTCACTACTAATGCTGCAAGACATCGTTTTGTTGCTGGAAAGTCCAAGCTGCTGCTGGAATTTGGGCTTCGAAGAGCACAG GGTCCTGATGGTGGTATATCAGCTTCGAAATATTGCTACATGGGAGGATTTGATGCAACAAG CAATGTGGCAGCTGGGAAGTTATTTGGAATCCCACTGCGTGGAACACATTCCCATGCCTTCGTTAGCTCATTTCTG AGCCCAGACGAGATCACAGATAAATCACTTAAACATCATGTTGGCTCTAGTGTTTGTAAGGATTTTGTTAGTCTGGTAAAGACGTGGCTAAATAAATTAAAG GGGTCACGCTTATTAGGTGGAATTTTCAGTGAGACAAACCAAAGTGAATTAGCAGCTTTCACCTCATATGGGCTTGCCTTTCCTGGAAGTTTTTTGGCCCTTGTAGACACTTATGAT GTCATGAGAAGTGGTGTTCCAAATTTTTGTGCAGTTGCGCTTGCACTAAATGATTTGGG GTATAGAGCAGTTGGCATTAGATTAGACTCTGGTGATCTTGCTTATCAGTCATGTGAAGCCAGGAAATTCTTTCAAACTATTGAAAAGGTGTTTGGAGTGTCTGGTTTTGGAAAGATGAGCATCACGGCTAGCAATGACCTTAATGAGGAAACACTGGATGCACTAAATAAACAG GGGCACGAGGTTGATTCTTTTGGTATTGGAACACATTTGGTTACCTGTTACGCACAGCCCGCTCTAGGTGTTGTTTTCAAGTTGGTTGAGATAAATAATCAACCAAGGATCAAACTTTCTGAAGATGTTACAAAG GTCTCTATTCCATGTAAAAAGCGATGTTTCAGATTGTATGGAAAGGAAGGCTACCCCCTTGTCGACATAATGGCCGGTGAAAATGAACCACTTCCCAAg GTAGGTGAACGAATTTTGTGCCGTCATCCATTTAGTGAATCTAAAAGGGCATATGTTGTACCCCAGCGTGTTGAGGAGCTTTTAAAGTGTTTTTGGCCTGGAAGTTCAG ATAAAACACGAGAAGACCTACCTCCCTTGAGGGAGATCAGGGAACGGTGTATTAAACAACTGGAGCAAATGCGACCGGATCACATGAGAAAGCTGAACCCAACACCATACAAG GTTAGTGTGAGCGCAAAGTTGTATGATTTCATCCATTTCCTCTGGCTGAATGAAGCACCTGTTGGGGAATTGCAGTGA
- the LOC104104547 gene encoding E3 ubiquitin-protein ligase MBR2-like: MGRYNSNAGNTAFNGTPNGSNDFATAPPVALGVGTGLAANGTTSVDSESSSSDSIRIMIDLNVPYVPDSGDSEIDGPVGFDLNEVMHNQQCICGRKRKARDSTSSSSSSSNCPRNRHVPIQSNQIAPRGTTGGISMSGTSRTMSDFARNTSLGLPERQLSIDLHGISAGNTQRYSPTPSCRMSSLLNATSAGLQPLIQTRSSPVRRMTNSSFAETSSVPRVPRANNAGSSLQMQGLWHAPTAPPFQSTHFPGASRIALVENTTDLMFTEQHTNFHSDIPSASRYQSNAVIQPSSGAMTDLTANGVRTRRIADFLRRRSEFNDIHPPPLPLVIGETVAADNRDRLVSAAGAVREPGRRDQPIVIEEDEEDEHEAAQQGAIHVNTENLSYEELLALEEHMGDASTGLKKKVISTLLKQHKYQSTNMNDSNDSCCVCLDTFGDGDNVGQLDCGHEFHYDCIRKWLRGKNCCPICKRTALTP; encoded by the exons ATGGGGAGATACAATTCCAATGCGGGAAATACAGCCTTTAACGGAACTCCTAATGGTAGCAATGATTTTGCTACAGCCCCGCCAGTCGCTCTTGGCGTTGGTACTGGTTTGGCTGCAAATGGGACTACATCAGTTGATTCAGAAAGCTCTTCTTCTGATTCTATCCGTATTATGATAGATCTGAATGTTCCATATGTTCCTGACAGCGGTGACTCTGAGATAGATGGGCCAGTTGGATTTGATCTAAATGAGGTGATGCATAATCAGCAGTGCATTTGCGGAAGAAAGAGAAAAGCACGTGACAGCACTTCCAGCAGCTCAAGCTCAAGCAATTGCCCAAGAAATCGTCATGTTCCTATTCAGTCAAACCAGATCGCTCCTAGGGGCACAACAGGAGGAATTTCCATGTCTGGAACTTCTCGTACTATGAGTGACTTCGCAAGAAATACCAGCCTCGGTCTTCCGGAGCGTCAGCTAAGCATAGACCTACATGGAATATCTGCTGGAAATACTCAGCGCTATTCACCAACTCCGTCGTGCAGGATGTCCTCTCTGCTAAATGCGACATCAGCTGGACTCCAGCCTTTGATTCAGACACGTAGTTCACCTGTACGCCGGATGACTAACTCAAGCTTTGCAGAGACATCTTCAGTTCCTCGTGTCCCTAGAGCAAATAATGCCGGGAGCTCTCTTCAAATGCAAGGCTTATGGCATGCTCCAACAGCTCCACCTTTTCAGAGTACACACTTTCCTGGAGCTTCAAGGATAGCTCTGGTGGAAAACACTACAGATTTGATGTTCACTGAGCAACATACAAACTTCCATAGTGATATTCCATCTGCTTCAAGATATCAATCTAATGCTGTTATTCAGCCTTCAAGTGGTGCAATGACAGATTTGACAGCAAATGGAGTGAGGACAAGAAGAATTGCTGATTTTCTGAGAAGACGCTCAGAGTTCAATGACATTCATCCTCCACCACTTCCCCTTGTAATTGGGGAAACTGTTGCTGCTGATAACAGAGATAGGCTGGTGTCTGCG GCTGGTGCTGTGAGGGAGCCGGGGCGCAGAGATCAACCCATTGTTATCGAG gaagatgaagaagatgaaCACGAGGCAGCTCAACAGGGTGCCATTCATGTTAATACTGAGAATCTATCTTATGAG GAATTGCTGGCACTTGAAGAGCATATGGGAGATGCAAGCACCGGATTGAAGAAGAAAGTTATTTCTACACTTCTGAAGCAGCACAAGTATCAATCGACCAACATGAACGATAGCAATGACTCCTGCTGTGTATGCTTG GATACTTTTGGCGACGGGGACAATGTTGGACAACTTGATTGTGGCCATGAATTCCATTATGATTGCATCAGAAAGTGGCTGAGGGGCAAGAATTGTTGTCCTATTTGCAAAAGGACTGCTTTGACACCATGA